The nucleotide window CGATCGCGGAGAAGACGACGACCCGGCGGTTCCCGGGGTCGAGTTCGAAGCCGACTTCGCCGTGGTTCGTCCCGGCGACCGACTTCGGCTCGGGGTAGCGGTAGACGCCGCCCCCGCCCGAGACGATCCGCATGAACGGCTCGTCGGCGTAGGCGTCGCGGTACGCCGTCCAGAGGTCTCCCTTCGAGACCGGCTCGTCGGGGAAGACGTGACAGGTCGCGCTCGCGCCCCGCACCATGTCGACCGCGTGGACGGTGAAGGAGACCGAGATCCCGAGGTACGCCTCGATCTCCGCCTCATGGCGGTGTCCGGTGGGCGCGTACGGGCGCACGACGCCCGACCGCTCCGGGTGCGAGGACGCCGCGCCGCCGCCCGCGCCGCCCTCCGAGGAGCCGACCTTCACGTCGACGACGACCTCGCCCGCGTCGGGGCCGAGCGCGCCCGTGTCGACGAGCGGTTTCAGCCCGAGGATCGTCGCGGTCGCATTGCAGCCGCCGCCGGCGATCAGGTCCGCGCCGGGGAGGTTCTCGCGGTTGAGTTCGGGGAGCGCGTACTCTGCGCGGTCGAGGTACTCCGGCGACTCGTGGCCGTCGTACCACTCGTCGTAGGCGTCGGCCTCGGGCAGCCGGAAGTCGGCCGAGAGGTCGACGACGGTGTCGGCGGCCTCGAAGAACTCGTCGATCCGGCCCATCGAGACGCCGTGCGGCGTCGCCGCGAACAGCACGTCGACCGATTCGAGGTCGTCGGGGTCCGAGAAGCGCAGGTCCAGCCCGCGCAGGTTCGGGTGCGAGCGCCCGACGGTCATGTTGTCGGCCGACCGCGAGGTGGCCTGAACGACCTCGAAGTTCGGGTGGCCGGCGAGGATCCGCAACAGCTCGCCGCCGGTGAAGCCGGTGCCGCCGACGACGCTCGCGGTGTACGTCCCGTCAGTCATATCGTGACCTCCCCGTCGTTGGCCGCCTCGACCGCCTTCGTCTCCAGCCAGTCGACCACTCTCGCCGGCACGTCGACCTCGGTGGCCGAATCGAGCGCCTTGAACTCGACGGTGTGGTTCACCTCGTGGACGGTGTAGTCGTCGGGGACGCCGTCGCCGTCCTCGTCGACGCCGACTTCCATCAGGTCGACGCCGAGCATGCCGCCGCCGACCGCATCGGAGGCGCGTTCGACCAGCTCGGTCGCGCGCTCGTCGAGCTCGAACGACTCCGTCTCGCCGCCCTTCGCGGCGTTGGTGAGCCAGTGCTCCGAGGAGCGCGTCATCGCGGCGACCGGCTCGCCGTCGACCGCCAGTACGCGAACGTCGCGGCCGGGCTTGTCGACGAACTCCTGGACGTAGAACACCTTGTGCTCGTAGTGGCCGAGCGTCTCCTTGTGCTCTAAGATCGCCTCGGCGGCGTTCCGCGAGTCGATCTTCGCCATCAGCCGCCCCCACGAGCCGGTGACCGGCTTGAGGACGCAGGGATAGCCGAACGACTCGATCGCTTCGAGGGCGGCCTCCTTGGTGAACGCCACCTCCGTCGCCGGGGTCGGGATGTCCGCTTCCGCGAGCGCGAGCGAGTTCTTCGCCTTGTCGGCGCAGATATCGCCCGTCTCGGGGGAGTTCACCACAGGGACGCCGTAGCTGTCGATAAAGCGCGTCG belongs to Halorubrum sp. DM2 and includes:
- the lysX gene encoding lysine biosynthesis protein LysX, with protein sequence MRVGVLYSRIRKDEKLLLGELRERGHEVEKIDVRKERFGLESTTAAVDDLDIVVDRCLSTSRSLYATRFIDSYGVPVVNSPETGDICADKAKNSLALAEADIPTPATEVAFTKEAALEAIESFGYPCVLKPVTGSWGRLMAKIDSRNAAEAILEHKETLGHYEHKVFYVQEFVDKPGRDVRVLAVDGEPVAAMTRSSEHWLTNAAKGGETESFELDERATELVERASDAVGGGMLGVDLMEVGVDEDGDGVPDDYTVHEVNHTVEFKALDSATEVDVPARVVDWLETKAVEAANDGEVTI
- the argC gene encoding N-acetyl-gamma-glutamyl-phosphate reductase gives rise to the protein MTDGTYTASVVGGTGFTGGELLRILAGHPNFEVVQATSRSADNMTVGRSHPNLRGLDLRFSDPDDLESVDVLFAATPHGVSMGRIDEFFEAADTVVDLSADFRLPEADAYDEWYDGHESPEYLDRAEYALPELNRENLPGADLIAGGGCNATATILGLKPLVDTGALGPDAGEVVVDVKVGSSEGGAGGGAASSHPERSGVVRPYAPTGHRHEAEIEAYLGISVSFTVHAVDMVRGASATCHVFPDEPVSKGDLWTAYRDAYADEPFMRIVSGGGGVYRYPEPKSVAGTNHGEVGFELDPGNRRVVVFSAIDNMTKGSAGQAVHAANVALGLDETAGLEFDGLHPVGSP